From one Deltaproteobacteria bacterium genomic stretch:
- a CDS encoding sugar phosphate isomerase/epimerase, with protein sequence MIGLSTVWTSRDAQSGQELLGPILDLGFEGVELEYRITQQLYEEIRPRLRAHELRVLSIHNYFPVPDILPLERASGDCFSLSSLDREEREKGVSYTSRTLEVAHDLEAQAVVLHLGMVETGLPKDGLQELYREGRWEGEGEPLLQREMEERGRQREPHLDAVFFSLERILKRAERLGVTLGIENRYYLQEIPDKEEIGIILEQFCGGPIGYWHDTGHAATLETLGILGHEELLQLYAPRLVGVHLHDALGVDDHRPPGEGEIDFGMVKGYLPDGAIKIMEIHPQATGEEVLKGLAFLKEKRIGP encoded by the coding sequence GTGATCGGCTTGTCCACGGTCTGGACCTCCCGGGACGCCCAATCTGGTCAGGAACTTCTAGGGCCCATCCTCGATTTGGGATTTGAGGGGGTGGAGCTGGAATATCGCATCACGCAGCAGCTCTATGAGGAGATCCGCCCCCGCCTCAGGGCCCATGAACTGCGGGTATTGAGCATCCATAACTACTTTCCCGTCCCTGATATCCTTCCCCTTGAGCGCGCGAGCGGGGACTGCTTTTCCCTCTCATCGCTGGATAGGGAGGAGCGGGAGAAGGGGGTCTCCTACACCTCCCGCACCCTCGAGGTCGCCCACGACCTGGAGGCGCAGGCCGTGGTCCTGCACCTGGGCATGGTGGAGACGGGATTACCAAAGGACGGGTTGCAGGAGCTCTATAGGGAGGGAAGATGGGAAGGGGAAGGAGAACCGCTGCTACAGCGGGAGATGGAGGAGCGAGGTCGCCAGAGGGAACCTCATCTGGATGCCGTCTTTTTCAGCTTGGAGAGGATCTTGAAGAGGGCGGAGAGATTGGGGGTGACCCTGGGGATAGAAAACCGCTACTACCTTCAGGAGATACCCGATAAGGAGGAGATAGGGATCATCCTTGAGCAGTTCTGCGGCGGCCCCATCGGCTACTGGCACGATACCGGCCATGCCGCCACCTTGGAGACCTTGGGGATACTGGGGCATGAAGAGCTCTTGCAGTTATATGCCCCCAGGTTGGTGGGGGTCCACCTGCATGACGCCCTTGGGGTAGACGATCATAGACCACCAGGGGAGGGGGAGATCGACTTTGGGATGGTGAAGGGGTATCTCCCGGATGGTGCGATAAAGATCATGGAGATCCATCCTCAGGCGACAGGAGAGGAGGTTCTGAAGGGGCTGGCATTTCTGAAGGAGAAAAGGATAGGGCCTTAA
- a CDS encoding DUF1343 domain-containing protein, whose amino-acid sequence MKRVILGIERFRDHTPPWLQKARIGLLVNQASVDPSFRHTKEVLAELAGRNLRALFAPQHGIRGEAQANMVETEDEVDPHLKIPIYSLYSSRTRTPTEEMLEKIDCLLVDLQDVGARIYTFATTMGLCLEAAAKYGKRAIVLDRPNPIGGEQVEGNLLREELRSFVGYCPLPMRHGMTMGELALFFNGENKIGAEIEVITMEGYKREYLFSHTGLPWVNPSPNIPAPNTAMVYPGQVLLEGTNLSEGRGTTKPFEFFGAPYIDPRPLKQGLERRGLAGVIFREISFIPQFDKWRGQPCQGLQLHVTDPEAFKPYYTALAIIQEVIKRWPEEFAWRPPPYEYESVRLPFDIITGDEDIRKGLEGGRDLDEMESTWAKGLDGFMTIREKYLLY is encoded by the coding sequence ATGAAGAGGGTGATCCTGGGGATTGAGAGGTTTAGAGACCATACCCCCCCTTGGTTGCAGAAGGCGAGGATCGGCCTCTTGGTCAACCAGGCCTCTGTTGACCCATCCTTCAGGCACACCAAGGAGGTCTTGGCTGAGCTGGCGGGGAGGAATCTCAGGGCCCTCTTTGCCCCCCAGCATGGGATCAGGGGGGAGGCCCAGGCCAACATGGTCGAGACAGAGGACGAGGTCGATCCTCATCTGAAGATCCCCATCTACAGCCTCTATTCCTCCCGCACCCGGACCCCTACTGAGGAGATGCTGGAAAAGATCGATTGTCTGCTCGTCGATCTGCAGGATGTAGGGGCCAGGATCTACACATTTGCCACCACCATGGGCCTCTGCCTGGAGGCAGCTGCCAAGTATGGGAAGAGGGCGATCGTATTGGATCGTCCCAACCCCATCGGGGGAGAGCAGGTGGAGGGGAACCTCCTCAGGGAAGAACTTCGTTCCTTTGTTGGCTACTGCCCCCTGCCCATGCGTCACGGTATGACCATGGGGGAATTGGCCCTCTTCTTCAACGGGGAAAATAAGATAGGGGCGGAAATAGAGGTAATAACCATGGAGGGTTACAAAAGGGAGTATCTCTTCTCCCATACCGGACTACCTTGGGTAAACCCATCCCCCAACATCCCGGCACCCAATACCGCCATGGTGTACCCCGGCCAGGTCCTCTTGGAGGGAACCAATCTATCGGAAGGGAGGGGGACCACCAAGCCCTTCGAGTTCTTTGGGGCCCCCTATATAGACCCCCGCCCTCTGAAGCAGGGGTTGGAGAGAAGGGGACTTGCTGGAGTGATCTTCAGGGAGATCTCCTTTATCCCCCAGTTCGACAAATGGAGGGGACAACCCTGCCAGGGGCTCCAGTTGCATGTGACCGACCCTGAGGCCTTTAAGCCATACTATACGGCACTCGCCATCATCCAGGAGGTCATAAAGAGATGGCCTGAAGAGTTCGCCTGGCGTCCCCCTCCTTATGAGTATGAATCTGTCAGGCTACCATTTGATATCATCACCGGCGATGAGGATATCCGTAAGGGGTTAGAGGGGGGAAGAGACCTGGATGAGATGGAGAGCACCTGGGCGAAGGGGCTGGATGGTTTTATGACGATAAGGGAGAAGTATCTTCTCTATTAA
- the nagZ gene encoding beta-N-acetylhexosaminidase has product MDELRGKIAQVVMMGIDGLIPSKEVKRLIERGVGGIILYARNCHNPSQVAELIRELQEAALSRGLKIPLSVAIDQEHGPVTRIKEGVIPLPSPWAMGRIGDSDLVRRAARITGRELALIGINMNLAPVADILLHPQNRVIGTRSFGKDPQLVGTMVAAYIEGLQGEGVAACAKHFPGHGATETDSHQALPTLERSREEMEGAELIPFQRAARSGVAAIMTGHLLCPALDPERPTTLSPPIIQGLLRQDLGFEGVVISDDLLMGALSQWGPLEQRGVEALKAGVDLLLVGGEEVDGLLETLERGVATGEIPQARAAEAVYRILRLKEQYPYRGSGDLRELRQEEDLAFSQELFQG; this is encoded by the coding sequence ATGGATGAGTTGAGGGGCAAGATCGCCCAGGTGGTGATGATGGGGATCGATGGACTCATCCCCTCGAAAGAGGTCAAAAGACTTATCGAAAGGGGAGTAGGGGGGATCATCCTCTACGCCCGCAACTGTCACAATCCATCTCAGGTGGCTGAGCTGATCCGGGAACTTCAGGAGGCCGCCCTCTCCAGGGGGCTGAAAATACCATTGTCGGTGGCCATTGATCAAGAGCACGGCCCGGTAACCAGGATCAAAGAAGGGGTCATCCCCCTCCCCAGCCCTTGGGCAATGGGCAGAATAGGGGATTCGGATCTGGTGCGCAGGGCGGCACGGATCACCGGGAGGGAGCTGGCCTTAATAGGGATCAACATGAATTTGGCCCCGGTGGCTGATATCCTTCTACACCCGCAAAATCGAGTAATCGGCACCAGAAGCTTCGGCAAAGATCCCCAGTTGGTGGGCACAATGGTGGCCGCCTATATCGAGGGGCTCCAGGGGGAAGGGGTGGCTGCCTGCGCCAAGCATTTTCCGGGCCACGGGGCCACTGAAACGGACAGCCACCAAGCGCTCCCCACTCTTGAGAGATCCAGGGAAGAGATGGAAGGGGCCGAGCTGATCCCCTTCCAGAGGGCTGCCCGCTCAGGTGTGGCCGCAATCATGACCGGACACCTCCTCTGCCCTGCTCTAGACCCCGAGCGCCCAACCACCCTGTCCCCCCCCATCATTCAGGGCCTGCTGCGCCAGGACCTCGGATTTGAGGGTGTGGTGATCTCCGACGACCTTCTCATGGGGGCCCTCTCCCAATGGGGGCCCTTGGAGCAAAGGGGTGTCGAGGCCCTGAAGGCGGGCGTGGACCTTTTATTAGTGGGTGGGGAAGAGGTCGATGGGCTCCTGGAGACCTTAGAGAGGGGGGTTGCTACAGGGGAAATCCCCCAAGCGAGGGCCGCTGAGGCCGTATACCGGATCTTGAGGCTAAAGGAGCAATATCCCTATAGAGGCTCCGGAGACTTGAGGGAGCTGAGGCAAGAGGAGGATCTAGCCTTCTCCCAGGAACTCTTCCAGGGGTGA
- a CDS encoding B12-binding domain-containing radical SAM protein: protein MKILLIYPKYPDTFWSFKHALKFISKKASFPPLGLLTVAAMLPREWKKKLIDMNVRPLSDEALQWADYVFISAMAVQRESAREVINRCKRMGVKTVAGGPLFTAEREEFEDVDHLVLNEAEKTLPPFLKDLKNGYARHIYTTREWPDLKETPPPLWGLLEMKAYAAMNIQYSRGCPFNCEFCDIIVLNGRVPRTKDKGQIVVELNSLYDHGWRGGVFFVDDNFIGNKKKLKAEILPAIIDWMKEKNYPFSLFTEASIDLSDDEELMRLMVEAGFDTVFVGIETPYEESLVECSKLQNRNRDLVACVKKIQQHGLQVTGGFIVGFDHDPPSIFERQINFIQKSGIVTAMVGLLNAPRGTRLYKRLRKEDRLLHEISGDNTDCSINFVPKMGYETLVDGYKKIMKTIYSPRHYYRRIKTFLHEYRPSNKQPSSFSFAYLKAFLRSMWLLGIEGRERFYYWRLLFWTLVRHPRSFPLAVTFAIYGFHFRKIFEGLLWVSKEKGLA, encoded by the coding sequence ATGAAGATTCTTTTGATTTATCCAAAGTACCCCGACACCTTCTGGAGCTTCAAACATGCCCTGAAGTTCATCTCTAAAAAGGCATCCTTCCCCCCTCTGGGACTGCTTACTGTAGCCGCCATGCTCCCCAGGGAGTGGAAAAAGAAGCTTATAGATATGAACGTAAGGCCCTTAAGCGATGAGGCCCTCCAATGGGCTGACTATGTCTTCATCAGCGCCATGGCCGTCCAGAGGGAGTCGGCAAGAGAGGTGATCAACAGATGCAAAAGGATGGGGGTCAAGACAGTGGCGGGGGGTCCCCTCTTCACTGCCGAGCGCGAGGAGTTTGAGGATGTAGATCACCTGGTCCTCAACGAGGCCGAGAAAACCCTTCCTCCATTTTTGAAAGACCTAAAGAATGGATATGCCCGACATATATACACCACCCGTGAATGGCCGGATCTAAAAGAGACCCCTCCTCCACTGTGGGGACTCCTCGAGATGAAAGCATACGCCGCCATGAACATCCAATATTCCCGGGGTTGCCCCTTCAACTGCGAGTTCTGCGACATCATCGTGTTGAACGGACGGGTACCCCGGACAAAGGACAAGGGACAGATAGTGGTTGAGTTAAACAGTCTGTATGACCATGGCTGGAGAGGAGGGGTATTCTTTGTTGACGATAATTTCATCGGGAACAAGAAGAAGTTAAAGGCGGAGATCCTGCCGGCCATAATTGATTGGATGAAGGAAAAGAATTATCCCTTTTCGCTCTTCACCGAGGCATCCATAGACCTGTCTGACGACGAAGAGCTCATGAGATTGATGGTGGAGGCGGGGTTCGACACGGTATTTGTCGGTATTGAGACCCCTTATGAAGAGAGTTTGGTCGAATGCAGTAAGCTTCAGAACAGAAACAGGGACTTGGTGGCCTGTGTAAAAAAGATCCAGCAGCACGGCCTTCAGGTAACAGGGGGATTTATCGTGGGTTTCGACCACGACCCCCCTTCCATCTTTGAGAGACAGATCAATTTTATACAAAAGAGTGGGATTGTCACTGCCATGGTGGGTCTGCTCAATGCCCCGCGTGGGACCCGCCTCTATAAACGCCTGCGAAAAGAGGATCGTCTGTTGCATGAAATCTCGGGTGATAACACCGACTGCTCCATAAACTTCGTCCCCAAGATGGGTTACGAAACGCTCGTCGATGGCTACAAAAAAATCATGAAGACCATCTATTCCCCGAGACATTATTATAGGAGGATCAAGACCTTTCTCCATGAATATAGGCCTTCCAACAAACAGCCTTCCTCTTTTAGTTTTGCCTACCTCAAGGCATTTTTGAGGTCCATGTGGCTCTTGGGGATAGAGGGAAGGGAGAGATTTTATTATTGGAGACTCCTATTTTGGACACTGGTTAGGCATCCACGATCCTTCCCCCTGGCCGTTACCTTCGCCATCTATGGATTCCACTTCAGAAAGATCTTCGAGGGGCTCTTGTGGGTGTCCAAGGAGAAGGGGCTCGCATAA
- a CDS encoding DUF4412 domain-containing protein — protein sequence MKKRILSSLGILLAVVIGIFVFSSSSIAVEFSADMILKQRGETLTGKVYVKGDKIRQEFLQRGEKQVIILRMDKNVVWNLMPEEKIYMEMSSLGGAANDPKIEQKIKDMAEKRYLGKEKVSGYVCEKYQYIYHDKSTGTVTQWFSKKLNYPIKAEHKAPSHYMFTEYKNIKEKKVLDSLFEIPAGYRKLSM from the coding sequence ATGAAAAAAAGAATACTTTCAAGTTTAGGCATTTTATTAGCAGTTGTTATTGGTATTTTTGTCTTTTCCAGCTCGAGCATTGCCGTCGAATTTTCTGCAGACATGATCCTAAAACAGCGTGGAGAGACACTCACAGGCAAAGTCTATGTTAAAGGAGACAAGATAAGACAAGAATTTTTACAAAGAGGGGAAAAACAAGTGATAATTTTACGGATGGACAAAAATGTTGTCTGGAACCTGATGCCGGAGGAGAAGATCTACATGGAGATGTCGAGTCTCGGGGGTGCAGCGAATGACCCTAAAATAGAACAGAAAATAAAGGACATGGCCGAAAAAAGATATCTCGGCAAAGAAAAAGTAAGCGGATATGTTTGCGAAAAATATCAGTATATCTACCATGATAAATCTACGGGCACTGTGACCCAATGGTTTTCGAAAAAGCTCAACTATCCAATTAAAGCAGAACATAAAGCACCATCCCATTACATGTTTACTGAGTACAAAAACATAAAAGAAAAGAAGGTCCTAGATTCTTTATTTGAGATACCGGCAGGATATAGAAAGCTTTCAATGTAG
- the hemL gene encoding glutamate-1-semialdehyde 2,1-aminomutase has protein sequence MEDSERLFQEAKRYIPGGVNSPVRAFRAVRGTPLFIQRAQGSKIWDVDGREYIDYVASWGPMILGHAHPRVVEALQLAAGRGTSYGAPTALEVELASLVVEAVPSVEMVRMVNSGTEAVMSAIRLARGYTKRDKVIKFEGCYHGHSDGLLVRAGSGATTFGMPDSPGVPDDYARNTLLAPFNDLDAVKGLVLANSGQIACIILEPIAGNMGVIPPQEGFLEGLRKLCDEEGIVLIFDEVITGFRVGWSGAQGLYGVMPELTCLGKIIGGGLPVGAFGGKKEIMEELAPAGGIYQAGTLSGNPLAMTAGIETLKLLREEGTYRRLEEKASYLCTEADKIAHTAGAPTSFTRVDSMFCTFFTSGPVMDYASAKRSDTEAFRRYFWALLEQGIYIAPSQFEAGFLSLAHTDEDIEKTLSALHRAFRAAC, from the coding sequence ATGGAGGATTCGGAAAGGCTCTTCCAGGAGGCTAAGAGATATATCCCAGGTGGTGTGAACAGCCCAGTGCGAGCCTTCCGGGCAGTGAGGGGCACTCCCCTCTTCATCCAGCGGGCCCAGGGGTCAAAGATCTGGGATGTGGATGGAAGGGAATATATCGATTACGTGGCCTCTTGGGGTCCCATGATCCTGGGACATGCCCACCCCCGGGTGGTGGAGGCCCTTCAGCTTGCTGCTGGGAGGGGAACCAGCTACGGGGCCCCCACAGCCTTGGAGGTGGAGCTCGCCTCCCTCGTTGTGGAGGCGGTCCCCTCAGTGGAAATGGTGCGGATGGTCAACTCCGGGACCGAGGCGGTGATGAGCGCCATTCGCTTGGCCAGGGGTTATACAAAGAGGGATAAAGTCATCAAGTTCGAGGGTTGCTACCACGGTCACTCCGATGGCCTCTTGGTGCGGGCAGGCTCTGGAGCTACTACCTTTGGGATGCCGGACAGCCCCGGGGTTCCAGATGATTATGCGCGCAATACACTGCTTGCCCCCTTCAATGACCTGGATGCAGTCAAGGGGTTGGTGCTGGCCAACTCCGGCCAGATCGCCTGCATTATCCTGGAGCCCATTGCCGGGAACATGGGGGTGATCCCCCCACAGGAGGGGTTTCTCGAGGGGTTGAGGAAACTGTGTGATGAAGAGGGAATCGTCTTGATCTTTGACGAGGTAATCACCGGTTTTCGGGTGGGGTGGTCTGGAGCCCAAGGGCTCTATGGTGTGATGCCAGAGCTCACCTGCCTCGGAAAGATCATCGGCGGTGGACTGCCAGTGGGGGCCTTCGGCGGGAAGAAGGAGATTATGGAGGAGCTGGCCCCGGCAGGGGGGATCTATCAGGCCGGGACCCTCTCTGGAAACCCCCTGGCTATGACCGCGGGGATAGAGACCTTGAAGCTTCTGAGGGAGGAGGGGACCTATCGACGTCTAGAGGAGAAGGCCTCTTACCTCTGCACTGAGGCCGATAAGATCGCCCACACGGCAGGTGCCCCGACCTCGTTCACCAGGGTGGATTCCATGTTCTGCACCTTCTTCACCTCCGGGCCGGTAATGGACTACGCCTCGGCAAAAAGGAGCGACACCGAGGCCTTTCGGCGCTACTTCTGGGCCCTTTTAGAGCAGGGGATCTACATCGCCCCTTCCCAGTTTGAGGCGGGTTTTCTCTCCCTGGCCCACACCGACGAGGACATTGAGAAGACCCTCTCTGCCCTTCATCGTGCCTTTCGAGCCGCCTGTTAG
- a CDS encoding MmgE/PrpD family protein, translating to MTITREIARFATELKYEDLPLEVVNEIKRLMLDSLGCALGGLRTEKGKIAVRLARCLGGPSEATIVGTMDKVSVAASSFATGELINALDYEALLSPPDHATPYVMAAPLAIGEMKGISGKELIVAIALAHELATRIGSSLIFGNRFAVELPEREMVMSLPTPGYGLCAFGGVAGAGRLLGLNAERMAHAMGIAGYTAPVPMLMKFAFTLPSSMSKYLAAGFLSQAEVIAVLLAEMGYTGDKEVLEGNYGFWRGFGCDGWMPESITEGLGEKWYFPYRIFYKTFPCCGAMQNALAHFQKIIIENGLQPDEIGEVRVRLNPLAELPLWRTTQIETHIEAQFSVPYVFAVMAHGIEIGPSWQAQETFRDSKIIEFMRRVKILTAMDGDARERPDVEVMVHKGATRKVYSQRGLALRDKMTDAELIEKFKHNVRTLLEEERANKVIDDLQRLEDLPDISGLLQSGSY from the coding sequence ATGACTATAACCAGAGAGATCGCCCGCTTTGCAACCGAATTGAAATATGAGGACTTGCCCCTTGAGGTAGTAAATGAAATCAAGAGGCTCATGCTCGACTCCCTTGGGTGTGCCTTGGGTGGTTTAAGAACGGAAAAGGGTAAGATCGCTGTAAGGTTGGCAAGATGTCTAGGAGGGCCATCAGAGGCCACCATCGTGGGCACAATGGATAAGGTATCAGTGGCTGCCTCTTCTTTTGCCACTGGAGAGTTGATCAATGCCCTCGATTACGAGGCCCTCCTCTCTCCACCTGACCATGCTACCCCTTATGTAATGGCGGCCCCTTTAGCCATCGGGGAAATGAAGGGGATATCGGGTAAGGAGCTAATCGTGGCCATTGCCCTGGCCCATGAGCTGGCGACAAGGATAGGTTCAAGCCTGATATTTGGCAATAGATTCGCCGTAGAGCTCCCGGAAAGGGAGATGGTGATGTCCCTTCCTACACCTGGATATGGCCTGTGTGCATTTGGAGGGGTAGCTGGTGCTGGCAGACTTTTGGGCCTCAATGCCGAAAGGATGGCCCATGCCATGGGGATAGCCGGCTACACAGCTCCTGTGCCCATGCTGATGAAGTTTGCCTTCACCCTTCCTTCCTCCATGTCCAAGTACCTCGCAGCGGGGTTCTTGTCCCAGGCAGAGGTCATAGCAGTCCTTTTGGCTGAAATGGGCTACACAGGGGACAAAGAGGTCCTAGAAGGTAACTATGGTTTCTGGAGGGGCTTTGGGTGCGATGGATGGATGCCAGAATCTATAACAGAGGGATTGGGAGAAAAGTGGTATTTCCCTTATAGGATCTTCTATAAGACATTCCCCTGCTGTGGGGCAATGCAGAATGCCCTTGCCCACTTCCAAAAGATTATCATTGAAAATGGTCTCCAGCCTGATGAGATAGGGGAGGTGAGGGTAAGGCTCAATCCTCTGGCTGAACTTCCTTTGTGGCGGACTACTCAGATAGAGACACACATCGAGGCCCAGTTTAGTGTGCCCTATGTCTTTGCCGTCATGGCCCATGGGATTGAGATAGGTCCCTCTTGGCAGGCACAGGAGACCTTCAGGGACTCCAAGATCATCGAATTCATGAGAAGGGTCAAAATCCTCACCGCTATGGATGGTGATGCTAGAGAGAGGCCTGATGTTGAAGTGATGGTTCATAAGGGGGCAACACGGAAGGTATACTCCCAAAGGGGCCTTGCATTGAGAGATAAGATGACAGATGCGGAGCTCATAGAGAAATTCAAGCACAATGTCCGTACGCTCTTGGAGGAGGAGAGGGCCAATAAAGTCATCGATGACCTCCAGCGATTGGAGGACCTTCCAGACATCTCAGGGCTTTTGCAGTCGGGTTCGTACTAA
- a CDS encoding iron-sulfur cluster assembly scaffold protein: MSSELDKVIVEIQRDLWKGYSETVIDHALNPRNVGQITNADGIGTFTGPCGDTMKIWLKVKDGTIAEATFLTNGCGTTLATGSMITELAKGKEVREALRISSDDVLNVLGGLPEESLHCAALAASALKMAINDFFAYIRDPWKRAYQRRDDQ; this comes from the coding sequence ATGTCATCGGAATTAGATAAAGTCATAGTGGAGATTCAGAGAGATCTGTGGAAGGGGTATAGTGAAACAGTTATCGATCACGCCCTGAATCCCAGAAATGTAGGGCAGATCACCAATGCTGATGGCATCGGTACCTTCACCGGTCCGTGTGGAGATACCATGAAGATATGGCTGAAGGTAAAAGACGGTACGATTGCAGAGGCTACCTTTTTGACCAATGGCTGTGGAACCACGTTAGCAACAGGCAGTATGATTACTGAATTAGCTAAAGGAAAAGAGGTCCGGGAGGCCTTAAGGATTTCCTCAGACGATGTGCTAAATGTCTTGGGAGGTTTGCCTGAGGAAAGTCTTCATTGTGCGGCCTTGGCAGCAAGTGCCTTAAAGATGGCAATTAATGATTTTTTTGCTTATATCAGAGACCCCTGGAAAAGGGCCTATCAGAGAAGAGATGATCAGTAA
- a CDS encoding thiolase family protein, which produces MGLKKLKDKYAIVGVGYTPQEEVADRTALSFYIEACANAIKDAGLKKEDIDGLICYRHFEPLGNDVEVTPYLVAQLLGIRPKVLAQEANCARNQMLHAIGLIEMGFCNYVLIAYGDNAYSGRRTFMKEATHGEPVADNAAFGEFGLIANYAMAARRAMHLFGTGPQTWKEIAVSQRKWANLNPKAMMHDRPLSYEEYMAASWVVEPFRIYDACLISDGGRAYIVTSTERAKDLRNPPVVIMGIGQSNPSVDVHQSDFMAGPTGAKIAGEIAFEMAGITVDEIDACEIYDCFTYTVEITLQDYGFFGPGEGKDWFKDGRTAPGGEIPVNTSGGLLSEAYFMGLTPLTEGVMQLMGRCGQRQLGPTTGTKEPQIILCSDNGGVFQSHCAIILRRL; this is translated from the coding sequence ATGGGCCTTAAAAAGCTAAAGGATAAGTATGCAATTGTAGGGGTGGGGTACACCCCTCAGGAGGAGGTCGCCGATCGAACAGCATTGAGCTTTTACATCGAGGCCTGTGCCAATGCCATAAAGGATGCCGGCCTAAAAAAGGAGGATATAGATGGGCTCATATGCTACAGACACTTTGAGCCCCTCGGAAACGATGTGGAGGTCACCCCCTACCTCGTGGCCCAACTGCTCGGGATAAGACCAAAGGTCCTTGCCCAGGAGGCGAACTGTGCTAGAAATCAGATGCTGCATGCAATAGGTCTTATAGAGATGGGGTTTTGCAACTACGTACTTATCGCCTATGGCGACAATGCCTACTCCGGTAGGAGAACCTTCATGAAGGAGGCAACCCATGGCGAACCTGTGGCTGACAATGCAGCTTTTGGTGAATTTGGTCTAATTGCCAACTATGCCATGGCCGCCCGCAGGGCAATGCATCTGTTCGGAACGGGGCCGCAGACTTGGAAGGAAATTGCCGTAAGCCAGAGAAAGTGGGCTAACCTAAATCCGAAGGCCATGATGCATGATCGACCCCTCAGCTACGAAGAATATATGGCTGCAAGCTGGGTAGTTGAACCGTTCAGGATCTACGACGCATGTCTTATAAGCGATGGAGGCAGGGCATATATCGTTACTTCAACCGAGAGGGCAAAGGATCTGAGAAACCCTCCAGTAGTTATTATGGGTATTGGGCAGTCCAATCCATCCGTCGATGTACATCAGTCTGACTTTATGGCAGGCCCTACGGGAGCGAAAATAGCGGGTGAGATCGCCTTTGAGATGGCGGGGATCACCGTAGATGAAATAGATGCCTGCGAGATATACGACTGTTTCACATATACGGTGGAGATCACTCTACAAGACTACGGCTTTTTCGGCCCGGGAGAGGGGAAAGATTGGTTCAAGGACGGAAGGACCGCCCCGGGAGGAGAGATACCTGTGAATACATCCGGGGGGCTCCTATCCGAGGCCTATTTTATGGGCCTTACCCCCTTAACAGAGGGGGTGATGCAATTGATGGGACGCTGCGGGCAAAGACAGCTTGGACCCACAACGGGGACGAAAGAACCCCAGATAATCCTTTGTAGCGATAACGGGGGCGTGTTTCAAAGCCATTGCGCAAT